The following coding sequences are from one Paenibacillus stellifer window:
- a CDS encoding MBL fold metallo-hydrolase yields MNKFEIETVRSQKNELINYSYIVINRSSRTCAIIDPSWDMEGIDIILKRLNVQPSTVLLTHSHEDHVNLVHECVRRYNTEVYMSSREIEYYGYHCPNLNRVENMQELQIGNGKVICIETPGHSHGSMCFLVDDEFMFTGDTLFIEGCGTCTTEGADPKELYLSLQKIKSLLHGSVMIYPGHSFGKAPGFTFSYLLKNNIYLQLDNMELFVQFRMRKNQPMSYTYY; encoded by the coding sequence ATGAATAAGTTTGAAATAGAGACAGTCAGATCTCAAAAAAACGAACTCATTAATTACAGTTATATAGTGATTAATCGCTCTTCGAGAACATGTGCAATTATCGATCCCTCTTGGGATATGGAAGGAATCGATATCATCCTGAAGCGCCTGAACGTACAGCCTTCTACGGTTCTCCTTACCCATTCGCATGAGGATCATGTGAATTTGGTCCATGAATGTGTCAGACGATATAACACAGAGGTATATATGTCTTCCAGAGAAATCGAATATTACGGGTATCATTGCCCCAACTTGAACCGCGTAGAGAATATGCAGGAACTCCAAATTGGCAATGGCAAGGTAATTTGTATCGAAACTCCTGGACATAGTCACGGAAGTATGTGTTTTCTTGTTGATGATGAATTCATGTTTACCGGAGATACCTTATTCATCGAAGGGTGTGGAACTTGTACAACGGAAGGGGCTGACCCGAAGGAACTGTACTTGAGTTTGCAAAAAATCAAATCGCTTCTCCATGGTTCAGTTATGATATACCCGGGTCATTCGTTTGGCAAAGCGCCCGGATTTACATTTTCTTATCTCTTGAAAAATAATATATATCTTCAGCTGGATAATATGGAACTTTTTGTACAGTTTAGAATGCGCAAAAACCAACCAATGTCGTACACTTATTATTAA
- a CDS encoding response regulator transcription factor codes for MELLLVDDHPALADGVKSMLSKESNWQITSAYSSKAALDLLKQKKFDLLLTDLNMPEYSGLELIQLSKALYPDLIMLIFTAYDLLPMFNSLVKAGVSGVLCKTMRSDQLISSIHLALQGEAIFPLHYFNNFNALRSDELYKKTISERELSIIKEVAKGLSNREVSRNLFISQRSVEHHLTQLFRKLEVTSRAEAVGEVRRLGLLPGE; via the coding sequence GTGGAGTTGTTGTTGGTTGATGATCACCCGGCGTTAGCTGATGGAGTAAAGTCGATGTTGTCCAAGGAGAGTAACTGGCAAATAACCTCGGCTTACAGCAGCAAAGCGGCTCTGGATCTGTTAAAGCAAAAAAAGTTTGACCTGCTCTTAACCGATCTGAATATGCCTGAGTACAGCGGGTTAGAGCTGATCCAACTTTCAAAGGCTCTATATCCTGATCTTATCATGCTAATCTTTACCGCTTACGATTTACTGCCTATGTTTAATTCACTGGTTAAAGCGGGTGTCTCCGGTGTCTTGTGCAAAACGATGAGATCGGATCAATTAATCTCCTCTATTCATTTGGCTTTGCAGGGAGAGGCCATATTTCCGTTGCATTATTTTAATAATTTCAACGCGCTCCGATCGGATGAATTATATAAGAAAACAATTAGTGAAAGAGAGCTAAGCATCATTAAAGAAGTGGCGAAGGGTTTGAGCAATCGAGAGGTTTCCAGAAATCTGTTTATTTCACAGCGTTCCGTTGAACATCACCTTACGCAGCTGTTTCGTAAATTGGAGGTAACCTCGAGGGCGGAGGCAGTTGGAGAAGTGAGGCGGTTAGGATTGCTCCCCGGGGAATAA
- a CDS encoding PIN domain-containing protein translates to MFFSTVTECEVLSGIKHSQLLIAERLFSSRHMIPVDSAVARKAASVQSEQRTKGRKIKTPDALIIATAFIANLVLVSRDSDMNFVTSEYEMSHLKI, encoded by the coding sequence ATATTCTTCTCAACAGTTACGGAATGTGAGGTACTAAGCGGTATCAAACACAGTCAGTTATTAATCGCGGAGCGGTTATTCTCCTCCAGGCACATGATCCCTGTCGATTCCGCTGTCGCGAGAAAGGCAGCTTCTGTGCAAAGCGAGCAAAGAACCAAGGGCCGGAAAATCAAAACTCCTGATGCGCTCATTATCGCAACTGCTTTTATAGCTAATTTGGTACTGGTCTCCCGGGACTCTGATATGAATTTTGTTACGAGTGAATACGAAATGTCTCATTTGAAAATATAG
- the tatA gene encoding twin-arginine translocase TatA/TatE family subunit → MFSTIGAPGIILLVIVALLLFGPNKLPELGRAVGRTFREFKEGTRDIIADSEPAAKSEPAAPAAPQNTPVSLEKRQPE, encoded by the coding sequence ATGTTTAGCACTATTGGAGCGCCCGGGATTATTTTGCTCGTTATCGTGGCGTTGTTGCTCTTTGGGCCGAACAAGCTGCCTGAGCTCGGACGGGCTGTAGGCAGAACTTTTCGGGAGTTCAAGGAAGGAACCCGCGATATCATAGCTGACTCCGAACCGGCCGCCAAGAGCGAGCCCGCTGCTCCAGCGGCGCCGCAGAATACGCCTGTCTCCCTGGAGAAGCGTCAGCCGGAATAA
- a CDS encoding MogA/MoaB family molybdenum cofactor biosynthesis protein yields MAWKTAILTASDKGARGEREDTSAQVIRELVEEELGGEIIEYRIVPDEEDEIIAALIELTDYFQADLVLTTGGTELAIRDVTPEATRRVIEREVPGLPEAMRSTVMQKNRGAMLFRGICGIRGRTLIVNLPGTPKGVHEHLAAVMDQLPEALLMVTGQFKQ; encoded by the coding sequence ATGGCGTGGAAGACGGCAATCCTGACGGCCAGCGATAAAGGGGCCAGAGGCGAAAGGGAGGATACGAGCGCCCAGGTCATCCGCGAACTGGTGGAGGAGGAGCTTGGAGGAGAAATCATCGAGTACCGCATCGTTCCGGATGAAGAGGATGAGATCATTGCGGCGCTCATTGAGCTGACCGACTATTTTCAGGCGGATCTTGTGCTGACAACCGGCGGCACCGAGCTGGCGATCCGGGATGTGACGCCTGAGGCTACGCGGCGGGTGATTGAGCGTGAGGTTCCGGGACTGCCCGAAGCAATGCGCAGCACGGTCATGCAGAAGAATCGGGGAGCGATGCTGTTCCGCGGCATTTGCGGCATCCGCGGCCGGACGCTGATCGTCAACCTGCCGGGAACGCCGAAGGGCGTGCATGAGCATCTGGCCGCCGTTATGGACCAGCTGCCGGAGGCGCTGCTGATGGTGACTGGACAGTTCAAGCAGTAA
- a CDS encoding MFS transporter, with protein MMSDFPDIQTTPATPQAGFLINRNFALLFLGRLLSQLGDAVYLFSLSWYILVTTGSTAKTGIVMMTSLIATVIIGPIAGVWIDRINRKTVLISMDAIRMLIVGTMGVLLYFDILPFWLLCTGTGLVGICTSVFNPACSSILPNLVSKDNLTKANSLDSIAVNASQVVGALIGAVLYAWLGIVAIFILNAASYMISALLQSGIRYSPTAHKVPGEFMNELKAGFSYLKTKRALYLVFIYLIGLNFLLAPILEVYLPYIVQHLLHGTVAQLSYIRVSFAFGIVIGGAIMSKLPQVELLNRRFIFSLLLFSISLFGMLIPVLPKLLDSWSLHQAIWFYISLTVVTGLFFGFASIISNVIFQKDVEDEYRGRITSLLMTFGSSAMPFGYLIGGVSAASIPMYVLIATTAGFLLLITLMMLISKPIKEL; from the coding sequence ATGATGTCCGATTTTCCTGATATTCAAACGACGCCCGCCACTCCTCAAGCGGGATTCTTAATTAACCGGAACTTTGCCTTATTATTCTTAGGCAGGCTGCTCTCTCAGCTGGGGGATGCCGTATATCTGTTCTCATTGAGCTGGTATATCCTGGTGACTACCGGTTCTACGGCAAAGACAGGAATTGTAATGATGACCAGCCTCATTGCTACCGTAATCATCGGACCCATCGCGGGAGTATGGATTGACCGCATAAACAGGAAGACTGTCCTAATCTCAATGGATGCCATCCGAATGCTTATCGTAGGAACGATGGGAGTTCTCCTTTACTTTGATATATTGCCTTTTTGGCTGCTATGTACAGGAACAGGTCTTGTGGGAATTTGTACTTCAGTGTTTAATCCTGCGTGCTCTTCCATACTCCCGAATCTGGTTTCCAAAGATAATCTGACCAAGGCCAATTCTCTCGATTCCATTGCGGTTAACGCTTCACAAGTGGTCGGAGCGCTGATCGGAGCTGTTCTCTATGCCTGGCTCGGAATTGTCGCAATCTTTATTCTTAATGCGGCCTCTTACATGATCTCGGCACTGCTTCAATCGGGAATACGCTATTCACCGACAGCTCATAAAGTGCCGGGCGAGTTCATGAACGAGCTAAAAGCAGGTTTCAGCTATCTGAAGACTAAACGGGCGCTTTATCTTGTCTTTATCTACCTGATCGGGTTGAACTTCTTGCTGGCTCCCATTCTGGAAGTTTATCTCCCGTACATTGTGCAGCATCTTCTGCATGGAACAGTTGCCCAGCTGTCCTATATTCGAGTAAGCTTCGCCTTCGGCATTGTGATAGGGGGCGCCATTATGTCGAAGCTGCCGCAGGTTGAATTGTTGAACAGACGCTTTATCTTTTCACTGCTGCTCTTTTCCATTTCTCTATTTGGTATGTTAATCCCGGTACTCCCAAAACTATTGGATTCCTGGAGCCTTCATCAAGCGATATGGTTCTACATTTCATTGACGGTTGTGACAGGCTTATTCTTTGGCTTTGCCAGCATCATATCCAATGTGATTTTTCAAAAAGATGTGGAGGATGAATATCGCGGTCGCATCACCTCCCTGCTGATGACCTTTGGATCGTCTGCGATGCCGTTCGGATACTTGATCGGCGGTGTCAGCGCAGCGTCAATACCGATGTACGTGCTCATCGCAACGACTGCCGGATTCCTTCTCCTTATCACTTTGATGATGCTTATCTCTAAACCGATAAAGGAATTATAA
- the tatC gene encoding twin-arginine translocase subunit TatC: MEMTIVEHLTELRRRIIYVLIVFAAALVLGLFCAKPVYEYLVHAETAQGFVLHAFAFWDGIGMYMKIAVAVALTVLIPFIAYQIWAFVSPGLRPAERSAALRYVPYALLLFVAGLLFAYYIVFPMALNFTVAVTRDLGLEETYGIAQYFSFMFNLVLPLALLFELPLLVMFLTKLRILNPLRLRKARRYAYFALVFIAVVITPPDFISDFLVTVPLLVLYEFSVFLSSVVYRKQLAADAALEARYTAEGRA, translated from the coding sequence ATGGAAATGACGATTGTCGAGCATCTGACCGAGCTTCGCCGCCGAATCATCTACGTGCTGATCGTATTTGCCGCCGCTCTGGTTCTCGGGCTGTTCTGTGCGAAGCCTGTCTATGAATATCTTGTCCATGCCGAGACGGCGCAGGGCTTTGTGCTGCATGCTTTTGCCTTCTGGGACGGAATCGGCATGTATATGAAGATCGCTGTAGCCGTTGCGCTGACGGTATTGATCCCTTTTATCGCTTATCAAATCTGGGCGTTCGTAAGTCCCGGCCTTCGTCCTGCCGAGCGAAGCGCAGCCCTGCGGTATGTACCGTACGCGCTGCTTCTGTTCGTGGCTGGCCTGCTCTTCGCCTACTACATCGTGTTCCCGATGGCGCTGAACTTCACGGTTGCCGTAACCCGTGATCTGGGACTTGAGGAGACCTACGGGATCGCGCAGTATTTCAGCTTCATGTTCAATCTGGTGCTGCCGCTGGCGCTGCTGTTCGAGCTGCCGCTGCTTGTCATGTTCCTGACCAAGCTGCGCATTCTGAATCCGCTTCGGCTGCGGAAGGCGCGGCGCTATGCCTATTTCGCACTGGTCTTCATCGCGGTGGTGATCACGCCGCCCGACTTCATCTCGGACTTTCTTGTGACTGTGCCGCTGCTGGTGCTGTATGAGTTCAGCGTGTTTCTGTCATCTGTCGTCTACCGCAAGCAGCTCGCCGCCGATGCGGCGCTGGAAGCGCGGTACACTGCGGAGGGGCGCGCCTGA
- a CDS encoding sensor histidine kinase produces the protein MRLQNYLNHIVPFSFYVLVLLNACLFALHFEDFWQCIVIVGGSFVVSKGFLCHINRSWEFRCNSRRIFGSALWLQFEHLLKNHYVLVIEDVHAQILEIIGERFHDTRTALVAYSSNQWNVLNRAGEGDGDWIFRQLELLPSPDYIKVHNLKCNALVAKLDWLPCPNIYLIIDMNNAGFSMRIKNLWNLKILLRNFRQHNDFLLEAKSMTHDYSSPSSWPNWIKQLITNVVEREKAKIALDLHDSILQEQIHIFYQVERLINEKGSRRRDWHTELSCLHDDIRKVIDETRDLCLNWRPAHLEAGKLREAVELIVSNTEVRSGLAITLQWQCQVYLTEQQERTLYRVIQELLSNAVKHSYAQSIKLWLSADNSAIQLGYSDDGRGWNCEHGDNSSCIGLSGIEERVRSVGGEVHIQSGIGEGFHVVVRTPMQAPTASYHM, from the coding sequence ATGAGATTACAAAATTATTTGAATCATATCGTTCCTTTTTCGTTTTATGTTCTGGTGTTGTTGAATGCATGTTTATTTGCATTGCATTTTGAGGATTTTTGGCAGTGCATCGTTATTGTGGGGGGCTCATTCGTTGTAAGCAAAGGTTTTCTGTGCCACATTAACAGAAGCTGGGAGTTTCGTTGCAACTCCAGGAGAATCTTCGGGTCCGCCTTATGGTTGCAGTTCGAGCATCTTCTGAAGAATCATTATGTGCTTGTGATTGAGGATGTGCATGCCCAGATTTTAGAGATCATTGGAGAGCGCTTCCATGATACCAGGACTGCGCTAGTGGCATACAGCTCTAATCAGTGGAATGTGTTAAATCGGGCGGGAGAAGGCGACGGAGACTGGATTTTCAGACAGCTGGAGCTGTTGCCTTCTCCGGATTACATAAAGGTTCATAATCTGAAATGCAATGCTCTCGTGGCTAAGCTAGATTGGCTTCCATGCCCAAATATATACTTGATAATTGATATGAACAATGCAGGATTTTCCATGCGAATCAAAAACCTATGGAATTTAAAAATTCTCTTGCGAAATTTTCGCCAACATAATGATTTTCTGCTGGAAGCTAAATCCATGACCCATGATTATTCATCTCCGTCCTCATGGCCAAATTGGATTAAGCAACTCATTACCAATGTTGTTGAACGTGAGAAAGCCAAAATAGCACTTGATCTTCATGATTCGATTCTTCAGGAACAAATCCACATATTTTATCAGGTCGAGCGTTTGATTAATGAGAAGGGAAGCCGCCGCCGCGATTGGCATACCGAGCTTTCCTGTCTGCACGACGACATTCGGAAAGTCATAGACGAAACCCGCGATCTTTGTCTGAATTGGAGACCTGCCCATCTGGAAGCGGGAAAGCTGCGTGAGGCTGTGGAGTTGATAGTCTCTAACACAGAGGTTCGGTCAGGTCTTGCAATTACGCTTCAATGGCAGTGTCAGGTTTATTTGACTGAGCAGCAGGAACGAACGTTGTATCGTGTCATTCAAGAATTGCTATCAAATGCGGTCAAACATTCATATGCTCAGTCAATTAAGTTGTGGCTATCTGCAGATAACTCGGCAATCCAGCTAGGGTACAGCGATGATGGAAGGGGATGGAATTGCGAACATGGAGACAACTCTTCCTGCATAGGGCTATCGGGTATAGAGGAGAGAGTGCGGTCAGTAGGAGGAGAGGTCCATATTCAATCCGGGATAGGGGAAGGTTTTCATGTTGTAGTCCGTACCCCGATGCAAGCGCCAACCGCATCATATCATATGTAA
- the groES gene encoding co-chaperone GroES encodes MIKPLGERVLVEPIEQEETTSFGIVLPDSAKEKPQEGKVIAVGSGALKDGVRVPLEVKEGDRVIFSKYAGTEIKYEGKEYLIMKESDIHAILG; translated from the coding sequence ATGATCAAACCTTTAGGTGAACGCGTACTGGTGGAGCCGATCGAGCAGGAGGAGACCACTTCTTTCGGCATCGTGCTTCCGGACTCTGCCAAGGAGAAGCCGCAGGAAGGCAAAGTTATTGCCGTAGGCAGCGGCGCTCTGAAAGACGGCGTTCGCGTTCCGCTCGAAGTGAAGGAAGGCGACCGCGTGATCTTCTCGAAGTATGCGGGAACTGAAATCAAGTACGAAGGCAAGGAATATTTGATTATGAAAGAAAGCGACATTCACGCGATTCTGGGTTAA
- the groL gene encoding chaperonin GroEL (60 kDa chaperone family; promotes refolding of misfolded polypeptides especially under stressful conditions; forms two stacked rings of heptamers to form a barrel-shaped 14mer; ends can be capped by GroES; misfolded proteins enter the barrel where they are refolded when GroES binds) codes for MAKDIKFSEDARRAMLRGVDALANAVKVTLGPKGRNVVLEKKFGSPLITNDGVTIAKEIELEDAFENMGAQLVKEVATKTNDVAGDGTTTATVLAQALIREGLKNVTAGASPIGLRKGIDKAVKAAVAELQSIAKPVEDSQAIAQVAAISAADEEVGKLIAEAMEKVGKDGVITVEESRGFLTELEVVEGMQFDRGYISPYMITDTDKMEAVLDNPYILITDKKISSTQEILPLLEKIVQQARPLLIIAEDIEGEAQAMLIVNKLRGTFNAVAVKAPGFGDRREAMLQDIAALTGGQVITEKLGLDLKSTTVDQLGNARQVRVTKENTTIVDGSGQKEDIQARVSQIRAQLEETTSEFDKEKLQERLAKLAGGVAVVKVGAATETELKERKLRIEDALNATRAAVEEGIVSGGGTALVNVYSAVAAVEAVGDEKTGVNIVLRSLEEPIRTIAANAGQEGSVIVERLKKEAIGIGYNAATDEWVNMIEAGIVDPAKVTRSALQHAASVAGLFLTTEAVIADKPEPEKGGAPDMGGMGGMGGMM; via the coding sequence ATGGCAAAAGATATCAAGTTCAGTGAAGACGCCCGCCGTGCAATGCTTCGCGGTGTGGACGCTTTGGCTAATGCGGTTAAAGTGACTCTTGGACCGAAAGGCCGCAACGTGGTGCTGGAGAAGAAATTCGGCAGCCCGCTCATCACGAACGACGGTGTAACAATCGCCAAGGAAATCGAACTGGAAGACGCGTTTGAGAACATGGGCGCTCAGCTCGTTAAAGAAGTTGCGACCAAGACGAACGATGTTGCCGGCGACGGTACGACTACCGCAACCGTGCTTGCACAAGCCCTGATCCGCGAAGGTCTGAAGAACGTAACGGCCGGCGCCAGCCCAATCGGACTGCGCAAAGGTATCGACAAAGCCGTTAAAGCGGCTGTTGCCGAGCTTCAGAGCATCGCCAAGCCTGTTGAAGATTCCCAAGCCATCGCACAGGTTGCCGCTATCTCCGCAGCTGACGAAGAAGTGGGCAAACTGATCGCTGAAGCTATGGAAAAAGTGGGCAAAGACGGCGTTATCACCGTTGAAGAATCCCGCGGCTTCCTGACCGAGCTTGAAGTGGTTGAAGGCATGCAGTTCGACCGCGGTTACATCTCCCCGTACATGATTACCGACACGGACAAGATGGAAGCCGTTCTGGATAATCCGTACATCCTGATCACCGACAAGAAGATCAGCAGCACTCAGGAAATCCTGCCGCTGCTTGAGAAGATCGTACAGCAGGCTCGTCCGCTGCTGATCATCGCTGAAGACATCGAAGGCGAAGCTCAGGCTATGCTGATCGTGAACAAGCTGCGCGGAACGTTCAACGCTGTTGCCGTTAAGGCTCCTGGCTTCGGCGACCGCCGTGAAGCAATGCTGCAGGATATCGCAGCTCTGACAGGCGGCCAGGTGATCACCGAGAAGCTGGGTCTGGACCTGAAGAGCACGACAGTTGACCAGCTCGGCAACGCCCGTCAAGTGCGCGTAACGAAAGAGAACACGACGATTGTGGACGGAAGCGGCCAGAAGGAAGACATCCAGGCACGCGTCAGCCAAATCCGCGCTCAACTGGAAGAAACCACTTCCGAGTTCGACAAAGAGAAGCTGCAAGAGCGTCTTGCCAAGCTGGCCGGCGGCGTAGCCGTTGTGAAAGTCGGCGCCGCTACCGAAACCGAGCTGAAAGAACGCAAGCTGCGCATCGAAGACGCCCTGAACGCAACCCGCGCTGCGGTTGAAGAAGGCATCGTATCCGGCGGCGGTACCGCGCTGGTTAACGTATATAGCGCTGTAGCAGCTGTTGAAGCTGTAGGCGACGAGAAGACTGGCGTGAACATCGTGCTCCGCTCCCTGGAAGAGCCGATCCGCACGATCGCTGCGAACGCTGGCCAGGAAGGCTCCGTTATCGTGGAGCGCCTGAAGAAAGAAGCTATCGGCATCGGCTACAACGCCGCTACCGACGAGTGGGTGAACATGATCGAAGCCGGTATCGTCGACCCTGCGAAGGTAACACGCTCCGCGCTGCAGCATGCTGCATCCGTAGCCGGTCTGTTCCTGACCACGGAAGCCGTAATCGCCGACAAGCCTGAGCCTGAAAAAGGCGGCGCGCCTGACATGGGCGGCATGGGCGGAATGGGCGGCATGATGTAA